From a single Thalassospira sp. ER-Se-21-Dark genomic region:
- a CDS encoding aa3-type cytochrome c oxidase subunit IV, with protein sequence MQGNDYELTETHVSIYHGYTNFVKWGTISIIALLGLMAIFLL encoded by the coding sequence TTGCAGGGTAACGATTACGAACTGACTGAAACCCATGTCAGCATCTATCACGGCTACACCAACTTCGTGAAATGGGGCACCATCTCGATCATTGCCCTTCTGGGGTTGATGGCAATTTTCCTTCTGTGA
- the purN gene encoding phosphoribosylglycinamide formyltransferase, translated as MGKVNKLKLAVLISGGGSNLQAIIDACNAPDYPAEIVLVFSNQLDAGGLERGRKAGIRSEAISHKGYPGGREAYDNAVSALIEESGADLVVLAGYLRLVSESFVTRWKDKLINIHPSLLPSFKGLGVHQAALDAGVKFAGCTVHYVVPEVDSGPIIAQAVVPVLPGDDAGKLAQRILRQEHRIYPQVIRWIAEGRVSVDAKGIVTVADAPQADFAEINPALEPG; from the coding sequence ATGGGAAAAGTAAACAAGTTGAAGCTCGCCGTTCTGATTTCAGGCGGCGGGTCCAACCTGCAAGCCATCATCGATGCCTGTAATGCGCCCGACTACCCGGCCGAAATCGTGCTGGTCTTTTCCAACCAGCTCGATGCGGGCGGGCTTGAACGCGGCCGCAAGGCTGGCATCCGGTCGGAAGCCATCTCGCACAAGGGTTATCCCGGCGGGCGCGAAGCCTATGACAATGCCGTCAGTGCCCTGATCGAAGAAAGCGGTGCCGACCTTGTCGTTCTGGCCGGTTACCTGCGTCTGGTCAGTGAAAGCTTTGTCACCCGCTGGAAAGACAAGCTGATCAACATCCACCCGTCGCTTCTGCCAAGCTTCAAGGGTCTTGGTGTGCATCAGGCTGCCCTTGATGCCGGCGTGAAGTTTGCCGGTTGTACCGTGCATTACGTCGTCCCCGAAGTCGATAGCGGCCCGATCATCGCCCAGGCCGTTGTTCCGGTCCTGCCGGGCGATGACGCTGGCAAACTGGCCCAGCGCATCCTGAGGCAAGAACACCGCATTTACCCACAGGTCATCCGCTGGATCGCCGAAGGCCGCGTTTCGGTCGATGCCAAGGGCATTGTGACTGTGGCCGACGCACCGCAAGCCGATTTCGCTGAAATCAACCCGGCGCTCGAGCCCGGATGA
- the purM gene encoding phosphoribosylformylglycinamidine cyclo-ligase yields MTTSNGLTYKDSGVDIDAGNDLVERIKPLAKATTRSGVAGGLGGFGALFDLKAAGYNDPVLVSCTDGVGTKLKVAFLADKHDTVGIDLVAMSVNDLVVQGAEPLLFLDYFATGKLSVDNAASVVGGIAEGCKQAGCALIGGETAEMPGMYADGEYDLAGFAVGAAERGELLDGSNVAEGDVILGLASSGVHSNGYSLVRKVVDMAGLGYGDEAPFAPGKTVGEALLEPTKVYVKSCLAAHKAGLVKALAHITGGGLTENVPRVLPENLTAVFDASTWEYLPVFKWLAKQGGIPATEMARTFNCGIGMCVVVPADKADAAEAILRENGETVSQIGVIGPRAGDGPQVVIKNMGPSWEK; encoded by the coding sequence ATGACCACCTCTAACGGCCTTACCTATAAGGACTCCGGTGTCGATATCGATGCCGGGAATGACCTTGTCGAACGAATCAAACCGCTTGCAAAAGCAACAACCCGTTCCGGTGTTGCCGGTGGTCTTGGCGGCTTTGGCGCCCTTTTTGATCTGAAGGCTGCCGGATATAACGATCCGGTTCTGGTATCCTGCACCGATGGTGTCGGCACCAAGCTGAAAGTCGCCTTTTTGGCCGACAAGCATGACACGGTCGGCATTGACCTTGTCGCCATGAGCGTCAATGACCTCGTCGTTCAGGGCGCAGAACCGCTTCTGTTCCTCGATTACTTCGCAACCGGCAAGCTGTCGGTCGATAACGCTGCAAGTGTTGTTGGCGGCATTGCCGAGGGCTGCAAACAGGCGGGCTGTGCGCTGATCGGTGGCGAAACCGCTGAAATGCCCGGCATGTATGCCGACGGTGAATATGACCTTGCCGGTTTCGCGGTCGGTGCGGCCGAACGCGGCGAACTGCTTGATGGTTCGAACGTTGCCGAGGGCGACGTTATCCTTGGCCTCGCATCCAGCGGCGTTCATTCCAACGGTTATTCGCTGGTCCGCAAGGTTGTCGATATGGCGGGTCTTGGCTACGGCGACGAAGCCCCGTTCGCACCGGGAAAGACCGTTGGCGAAGCCCTGCTTGAACCGACCAAGGTTTATGTCAAAAGCTGCCTGGCGGCCCACAAGGCTGGCTTGGTCAAGGCACTTGCCCACATCACCGGTGGTGGCCTGACCGAAAACGTTCCGCGCGTTCTGCCCGAAAACCTGACCGCTGTGTTTGATGCCAGCACCTGGGAATATCTTCCGGTGTTTAAATGGCTCGCCAAGCAGGGCGGCATTCCGGCAACCGAAATGGCACGTACCTTTAACTGCGGTATTGGCATGTGCGTCGTTGTTCCGGCCGACAAAGCTGACGCGGCCGAAGCCATCCTGCGCGAAAACGGCGAAACCGTCAGTCAGATCGGTGTCATCGGCCCGCGCGCTGGCGATGGCCCGCAGGTCGTGATCAAAAACATGGGCCCTTCATGGGAAAAGTAA
- a CDS encoding DUF2066 domain-containing protein, producing the protein MLTSLKNIKMWAGAATVAAIMAFPAAAQDIFTVSGVHVDERAETAAAARERALEIGQRKAFEEVVARLTLPEDRAGLATPETSVITNMVRDFGVSNEKTSSVRYIADMTVRFKDDELRRFLRFRDISFAELQSKPVMIVPVYRTNNYVNLWDDPNPWRDVWARNIATSGLVPIKAPIGDLTDISTVSAEQAESGSMERLSQLAKRYGADVAVVASAEVSGPEGGETVDVSVTRYEPNGAPQIFGVQEKTQAGETLDETLVRAAKSVQEQLADGWKRANLINYSTGGSLMVFIPITGLGDWAGIEDKLIGLPVVRNARVIAMSKREVQLSIEYVGSTNQLQTALNQQNLSLSRMGELWFIQPSGADRLQGLSLGG; encoded by the coding sequence GTGCTTACTTCATTGAAAAACATCAAGATGTGGGCGGGTGCGGCCACCGTAGCAGCCATTATGGCCTTTCCGGCAGCGGCACAGGACATTTTCACCGTCAGCGGTGTTCATGTTGACGAGCGCGCCGAAACCGCGGCTGCTGCGCGCGAGCGTGCACTTGAAATCGGTCAGCGCAAGGCATTTGAAGAAGTGGTTGCCCGCTTGACCCTGCCCGAAGATCGCGCTGGGCTTGCGACACCGGAAACATCGGTGATCACGAACATGGTGCGCGATTTTGGGGTGTCGAACGAAAAGACATCGTCCGTGCGCTATATCGCGGACATGACCGTGCGCTTCAAGGATGACGAGCTTCGCCGGTTCTTGCGGTTCCGCGATATTTCATTTGCCGAATTGCAGTCCAAACCGGTGATGATCGTGCCGGTCTATCGCACGAATAATTACGTCAATCTGTGGGATGATCCCAATCCGTGGCGCGATGTCTGGGCGCGTAATATCGCGACATCGGGACTGGTGCCGATCAAGGCACCGATTGGCGATCTGACCGATATCAGCACCGTCTCAGCCGAGCAGGCCGAAAGCGGATCGATGGAACGTCTGTCCCAGCTTGCCAAGCGTTATGGCGCGGATGTTGCCGTGGTCGCCAGTGCAGAGGTCAGCGGGCCGGAGGGCGGCGAGACGGTTGATGTATCTGTTACCCGCTATGAGCCCAATGGCGCGCCGCAGATTTTTGGTGTGCAGGAAAAGACGCAAGCCGGTGAGACGCTTGACGAGACGCTGGTGCGCGCCGCCAAATCGGTGCAGGAGCAATTGGCCGATGGCTGGAAACGGGCCAACCTGATTAATTACAGCACGGGCGGCAGCCTTATGGTGTTTATCCCCATTACCGGTCTTGGAGACTGGGCCGGGATCGAGGACAAGCTGATCGGGCTTCCGGTGGTGCGCAATGCGCGGGTGATTGCGATGTCCAAGCGCGAAGTGCAGCTGTCGATTGAATATGTCGGATCGACCAACCAGTTGCAGACAGCGCTTAATCAGCAGAACCTTAGCCTGTCGCGGATGGGGGAACTTTGGTTCATCCAGCCGAGCGGGGCGGATCGTTTGCAGGGGCTGTCGTTAGGCGGATAA
- a CDS encoding AI-2E family transporter has product MTLRQQARFWLIFVVGFFFLIWLFSGILLPFVAGMAIAYFLDPLADRLEERGASRVIATSIITFLFFLVFILVMLIVVPMIGSQLAGFLERFPGYVDTLRTNVAPYLQNVLDRVAPETLQSVSDAIKGQSANALKWVGNVLTNVLSGGLALLNFLSLLFITPVVSFYLLRDWDKIVAKVDSYLPRRSAKDIRQCVSEIDETLAGFVRGQATVCILLGLFYGLGLTLAGLEFGFVIGLMTGLVSFVPYFGMIAGFAVGMGVALAQFGFGLDLGLVALVFLIGQVLEGNFLTPKLVGDKVGLHAVWVMFALLAGGAVFGLLGVMLAVPVAAVIGVLVRYGLRQYLDSRLYDHGPDAGNNATTETEK; this is encoded by the coding sequence ATGACATTACGACAGCAAGCACGTTTCTGGCTGATCTTTGTTGTTGGATTCTTTTTCCTGATCTGGCTGTTTTCGGGCATCCTGTTGCCGTTTGTGGCGGGGATGGCGATTGCCTATTTCCTTGATCCACTTGCCGATCGGCTTGAGGAACGCGGGGCCAGCCGTGTGATTGCGACGAGCATCATCACGTTCCTTTTCTTCCTTGTGTTCATTCTGGTGATGTTGATTGTCGTGCCGATGATCGGCAGCCAGTTGGCAGGCTTTCTTGAACGGTTTCCGGGCTATGTCGATACGTTGCGCACCAATGTCGCGCCGTATTTGCAAAATGTTCTGGATCGAGTGGCACCCGAAACACTGCAAAGTGTATCTGATGCGATCAAGGGGCAGAGTGCCAATGCCCTTAAATGGGTTGGTAATGTTCTGACCAATGTGCTTTCGGGCGGGTTGGCACTTTTGAACTTCCTGAGCTTGCTGTTCATTACGCCGGTGGTGTCGTTTTATCTGCTGCGTGACTGGGACAAGATCGTTGCCAAGGTGGACAGTTACCTGCCCAGGCGTTCGGCCAAGGATATCCGCCAGTGTGTCAGCGAGATTGACGAAACCCTTGCAGGCTTTGTCCGCGGGCAGGCGACAGTGTGCATTCTGCTTGGCCTGTTTTACGGGCTTGGCCTGACGCTGGCGGGGCTTGAGTTCGGCTTTGTCATTGGCTTGATGACCGGGCTTGTATCGTTTGTGCCCTATTTCGGGATGATTGCCGGCTTTGCGGTTGGCATGGGGGTCGCGCTGGCACAGTTTGGCTTTGGCCTTGATCTTGGGCTGGTGGCGCTGGTGTTTTTGATCGGTCAGGTGCTTGAGGGCAATTTCCTGACACCCAAGCTTGTGGGCGACAAGGTCGGGCTGCATGCCGTTTGGGTGATGTTCGCCTTGCTTGCCGGGGGTGCGGTGTTCGGCCTTCTTGGCGTGATGCTGGCCGTGCCGGTGGCCGCCGTGATCGGCGTGCTTGTACGTTATGGCTTAAGGCAGTATCTCGATAGCAGGCTTTATGATCACGGGCCGGACGCTGGCAACAATGCCACGACCGAGACCGAGAAATAG
- a CDS encoding DnaA/Hda family protein: MTRVTSKPDKDNDPQQLPLALEMRPALGRDDFMVADCNSEAVAWIDQWPKWPAPALCLYGPKGCGKSHLAEVWRARSGALQVAASDLNGINPDELLGDATGLVIEDADLVAGAGLDETVCFHIYNMLKERGGHLLLTASQPPSRWQIDLPDLKSRLGAALVCEISPPDDDLIVGLLIKLFADRQIPASPQIISYVLPRIERSFAALSQLVAAIDRRALAEKRAVTLPLVRSVMDDMTTES; encoded by the coding sequence GTGACCCGGGTGACATCCAAGCCGGACAAAGATAACGACCCGCAGCAATTGCCGCTGGCGCTTGAAATGCGTCCGGCACTTGGCCGTGATGATTTCATGGTCGCCGATTGCAATAGCGAAGCGGTGGCGTGGATCGACCAGTGGCCGAAATGGCCCGCCCCGGCCTTGTGTCTTTATGGGCCAAAGGGGTGTGGGAAAAGTCATCTGGCGGAAGTGTGGCGGGCACGATCTGGTGCGTTACAGGTCGCAGCATCGGATTTGAACGGGATCAATCCCGATGAGCTTCTGGGCGATGCCACCGGTCTTGTGATCGAGGATGCGGACCTTGTTGCCGGCGCGGGCCTTGATGAAACCGTGTGTTTCCATATTTACAATATGCTGAAAGAACGCGGTGGCCATTTGTTGTTGACCGCAAGCCAGCCGCCATCGCGCTGGCAGATTGATTTACCCGATCTGAAATCACGGCTGGGCGCAGCCCTGGTGTGCGAGATTTCGCCGCCGGATGATGACTTGATTGTCGGTTTGCTGATCAAGCTGTTTGCCGACCGGCAGATCCCGGCCAGCCCGCAAATCATCAGTTATGTTTTGCCAAGGATCGAACGGTCCTTTGCGGCGTTAAGTCAATTGGTGGCAGCAATTGATCGTCGGGCATTGGCCGAAAAGCGGGCGGTGACCTTGCCGCTGGTGCGCAGTGTCATGGATGACATGACCACGGAATCGTAA
- a CDS encoding RimK/LysX family protein, which translates to MSPQRVKAKPSLKSQTDTLISDGHVLGWREWIGLPDLGVPVIKAKVDTGARTSSLHALNPKKVVRDGQDFVSFTLPHYRGDGHGRIDCLAPLIEMREIRSSNGNAEERFVIATHIQVGHHKLKVEVSLANRSIMGFPMLLGRTAMKAGRFLVLPSKSYLAGKPEQR; encoded by the coding sequence GTGAGCCCGCAACGCGTAAAAGCAAAACCGTCGCTTAAGAGCCAGACCGATACCCTGATTTCCGATGGACATGTTTTGGGGTGGCGGGAATGGATCGGCCTTCCTGATCTTGGCGTGCCGGTAATCAAGGCCAAGGTTGATACCGGGGCCCGAACATCGTCGCTGCATGCGCTTAATCCAAAGAAGGTGGTGCGTGACGGGCAGGATTTTGTATCATTTACCCTGCCGCATTATCGCGGGGACGGGCATGGACGGATCGATTGTCTGGCGCCGCTGATTGAAATGCGCGAGATTCGCTCTTCGAACGGAAATGCCGAAGAACGGTTTGTGATTGCCACCCATATCCAGGTTGGGCATCACAAATTGAAAGTTGAAGTATCGCTGGCAAACCGGTCAATCATGGGCTTTCCCATGCTTTTGGGCAGGACCGCGATGAAAGCAGGAAGATTTTTGGTGCTGCCATCGAAATCTTATCTTGCAGGGAAGCCGGAACAGAGATAG
- the rimK gene encoding 30S ribosomal protein S6--L-glutamate ligase: MKIAMLARNPNLYSHKRLVEAAEARGHEMDIINTLRVSMNITSLKPEIYYGGSKLTGYDAVIPRIGVSVTQFGLAVLRQFEMMGVYPLNESVAIGRSRDKLRSLQILARRGIGLPVTAFAHDPKKTDEVLSIVGGAPVVIKLLEGTQGIGVVLGETEKSAKSVIEAFRGANVAIMVQEFIKEAGNSDIRCFVIGGKVVASMERKGAEGDFRSNIHRGGSSRAIRITPQERSTAVEAAKAMGLNVCGVDILRSNHGPVVMEVNSSPGLEGIENATGKDIAGMIIEFMEKDFKPGKVRTKGKG, encoded by the coding sequence ATGAAAATCGCGATGCTTGCACGCAATCCAAACCTTTACTCCCACAAACGGTTGGTCGAGGCGGCCGAAGCACGCGGGCATGAGATGGACATCATCAACACGCTCAGGGTGTCGATGAACATCACGTCGCTGAAACCGGAAATCTATTACGGCGGATCGAAACTGACCGGTTATGACGCGGTGATCCCGCGTATCGGTGTCTCGGTGACCCAGTTCGGTCTGGCAGTTCTGCGCCAGTTTGAAATGATGGGTGTTTATCCGTTAAACGAGTCCGTTGCCATTGGCCGGTCGCGCGACAAGTTGCGTTCGCTGCAGATCCTCGCACGCCGTGGCATTGGCCTGCCGGTGACGGCCTTTGCCCATGACCCGAAAAAGACCGATGAAGTTCTGTCGATTGTGGGGGGCGCGCCGGTGGTGATCAAGCTTCTGGAAGGCACACAGGGTATCGGTGTGGTTCTGGGCGAAACCGAAAAATCCGCCAAATCCGTGATCGAGGCATTCCGTGGCGCCAATGTTGCAATCATGGTGCAGGAATTCATCAAGGAAGCCGGTAACAGCGATATCCGTTGCTTTGTGATTGGTGGCAAGGTGGTTGCCAGCATGGAGCGCAAAGGGGCGGAGGGCGATTTCCGATCGAACATCCATCGTGGTGGCTCGTCGCGTGCAATCCGCATCACGCCGCAGGAGCGTTCAACCGCCGTTGAAGCCGCCAAGGCGATGGGGCTAAATGTTTGTGGTGTTGATATCCTGCGATCCAATCACGGGCCGGTGGTGATGGAAGTGAATTCGTCACCGGGACTGGAAGGCATTGAGAATGCAACCGGCAAGGACATTGCCGGCATGATCATTGAATTCATGGAAAAAGATTTCAAACCCGGTAAGGTGCGGACCAAAGGCAAGGGATAA
- a CDS encoding succinylglutamate desuccinylase/aspartoacylase family protein, which translates to MSETGSPKGKGKAPRTPKNPDFEIAGKKVAPGTRQIVDIPISLLSNHTPVNLTVNVVHGKRPGPVIFVSGAVHGDEIVGVEVIRRVLKSTALRGMRGTLLAVPVVNAFGFLNNTRYLPDRRDLNRCFPGHSRGSLAAQLAHLFLHEIVERSDFGIDLHSAAVHRVNLPQIRVNEDDPNIMEYAEAFGAPIILTSPLRDGSLREAARELGVPILLFEAGEGLRFDEMSIRAGVSGVLRVMRKLGMTSQRTVREPRVPSFKSSNSHWLRAPAGGILRTFKLAGEFVRAGDVAAAVSDPFGQRDEEVIVREEGLIIGRTNHPIVNQGDALFHIASIKRPSEVQERMDAIETHLQSDPLLDEDEII; encoded by the coding sequence ATGAGCGAAACCGGATCACCCAAGGGGAAAGGCAAAGCGCCCAGAACCCCCAAGAACCCTGATTTTGAAATCGCTGGGAAAAAGGTCGCTCCGGGCACGCGCCAGATTGTTGATATCCCGATCTCGCTTTTGTCCAACCACACGCCGGTCAATCTGACGGTCAATGTCGTGCATGGCAAACGACCGGGCCCGGTGATTTTCGTCAGTGGTGCTGTCCATGGCGACGAGATTGTCGGGGTGGAGGTCATCCGCCGCGTTTTGAAATCAACCGCATTGCGCGGCATGCGTGGCACGTTGCTGGCCGTGCCCGTGGTCAATGCGTTCGGGTTTCTTAACAACACCCGCTATCTTCCCGATAGGCGCGATTTGAACCGCTGCTTCCCGGGGCATTCGCGTGGATCCCTGGCCGCACAGCTGGCGCATTTGTTTTTGCATGAAATTGTCGAAAGATCCGATTTCGGTATCGATTTGCATTCGGCGGCGGTTCACCGGGTTAACTTGCCGCAGATCCGGGTCAATGAAGATGACCCGAATATCATGGAATATGCCGAGGCGTTTGGTGCGCCGATCATCCTGACCAGTCCGCTGCGCGACGGATCACTTCGCGAAGCCGCGCGCGAGCTTGGCGTGCCGATCCTGCTGTTTGAGGCGGGCGAGGGGCTTCGTTTTGACGAAATGTCGATCCGTGCCGGTGTGTCGGGCGTTTTGCGCGTGATGCGCAAACTGGGCATGACATCGCAACGCACCGTGCGCGAACCACGCGTGCCGTCGTTCAAATCCTCCAACAGCCATTGGCTGCGCGCACCGGCGGGCGGCATTTTGCGGACGTTCAAACTGGCCGGGGAGTTTGTCCGGGCCGGGGACGTGGCCGCGGCGGTATCCGATCCGTTCGGGCAACGTGATGAAGAAGTCATCGTGCGCGAGGAAGGCTTGATTATCGGGCGGACCAACCACCCGATTGTCAATCAGGGGGATGCGCTGTTTCATATCGCGTCGATCAAGCGTCCGTCGGAAGTCCAGGAACGCATGGATGCCATCGAAACCCATCTTCAATCTGATCCGCTTCTGGATGAGGACGAGATTATCTAG
- the rnd gene encoding ribonuclease D: protein MEPITTTEELRSLCERLRKFEYVTVDTEFMRDSTYWPQLCLVQLASPEPSDNGAAVDPLAEGIDLTPLFELMQDEAVVKVFHAARQDIEIFVHLSGKVPHPVFDTQVAAMVLGYGDQVGYETLVNKVARKSIDKSMRFTDWSRRPLSTKQISYALSDVTHLRVIYEAFHERLEANGRAVWLFEEMERLTDPSIYSIDPAEAWKRLKTRSNSPKFLAVARALGEWRETEAQRKNLPRNRVLRDDTLLDIAARQPMTDKDLDKTRGVGRNFGTSKPGQAIIEAIKAALDSPQDQWPKPKERIELPAGIGPTVELLKVLLKLCAEEKGVAQRLVASSDDLQNIAADDNADVPAMRGWRRELFGQYALRLKHGQLGLKLKDGEVVFVELDD from the coding sequence ATGGAACCAATTACAACTACAGAAGAACTTCGCAGTCTCTGTGAAAGATTGCGCAAGTTCGAATATGTCACTGTCGATACCGAATTCATGCGGGACTCGACCTATTGGCCGCAACTGTGTCTGGTGCAGCTGGCAAGTCCGGAGCCGTCCGACAACGGGGCTGCGGTCGATCCGCTTGCCGAGGGCATTGACCTGACGCCGCTGTTCGAGCTGATGCAGGACGAGGCGGTGGTCAAGGTGTTTCACGCCGCCCGCCAGGATATCGAGATTTTCGTCCATCTGTCGGGCAAGGTCCCCCATCCGGTGTTTGATACCCAGGTGGCGGCGATGGTGCTGGGCTATGGTGATCAGGTCGGCTATGAAACGCTGGTCAACAAGGTGGCACGCAAGAGCATTGATAAGTCGATGCGCTTTACCGACTGGTCGCGCCGTCCTCTTTCGACCAAACAGATCAGTTACGCGCTTTCGGATGTCACCCATCTGCGCGTGATCTATGAAGCGTTTCATGAACGCCTTGAGGCCAATGGCCGTGCGGTGTGGCTGTTTGAGGAAATGGAACGCCTGACCGATCCGTCTATCTATTCGATTGATCCGGCCGAAGCATGGAAGCGGCTTAAAACCCGATCCAACAGCCCGAAATTCCTGGCGGTGGCGCGCGCGCTTGGCGAATGGCGCGAAACCGAGGCACAGCGCAAGAACCTGCCGCGCAACCGGGTTTTGCGCGATGATACCTTGCTTGATATCGCGGCCCGTCAGCCGATGACCGACAAGGATTTGGATAAAACCCGGGGCGTTGGCCGCAACTTTGGCACCTCCAAACCGGGGCAGGCGATTATCGAGGCGATCAAGGCGGCCCTTGATAGCCCGCAGGATCAGTGGCCGAAGCCAAAGGAACGCATTGAGCTGCCGGCCGGGATCGGCCCGACGGTGGAGCTTCTGAAGGTGTTGCTTAAACTCTGTGCCGAGGAAAAGGGCGTTGCCCAGCGTCTGGTGGCATCAAGCGACGATCTTCAGAACATCGCGGCTGATGACAATGCAGACGTTCCGGCCATGCGTGGCTGGCGGCGCGAGCTTTTCGGGCAATACGCGCTGCGCCTGAAACACGGCCAGCTTGGCCTTAAGCTCAAAGACGGCGAAGTGGTCTTTGTCGAGCTTGATGACTAG
- a CDS encoding TetR/AcrR family transcriptional regulator, whose translation MNSKRDVLVDTALRLFYTQGFNATGIDKILAESGVAKMTMYKHFKSKDELILAALTRRDEQFRDWLTAEMQKASTNPRDQLLAMFDALEEWFHGRAFKGMGFSGCAFINASSEFAKLDHPAHQIAAEHKRCVLEHIADLCTKAGASDPRQLAEQLALLKEGAIVTAQVRGMPESARIAKTMATALLDAALPA comes from the coding sequence TTGAATTCAAAACGCGACGTACTCGTTGATACGGCTCTGCGGCTTTTCTATACACAGGGCTTCAATGCCACCGGCATAGACAAGATTCTTGCCGAATCCGGCGTCGCCAAAATGACGATGTACAAACACTTCAAGTCGAAGGATGAGCTGATCCTGGCCGCCCTTACGCGCCGCGATGAACAGTTCCGTGACTGGCTGACCGCTGAAATGCAAAAGGCATCAACCAATCCGCGCGATCAGTTGCTTGCGATGTTTGACGCGCTCGAAGAATGGTTTCATGGCCGCGCCTTCAAGGGCATGGGCTTTTCCGGCTGCGCGTTTATCAACGCCTCAAGCGAGTTCGCCAAGCTTGATCATCCGGCCCACCAGATCGCCGCCGAACACAAACGCTGCGTGCTCGAACATATTGCCGATCTGTGCACAAAGGCCGGCGCGTCCGATCCCAGACAACTGGCCGAACAACTCGCCCTGCTTAAGGAAGGGGCAATTGTCACAGCCCAGGTACGCGGCATGCCCGAATCGGCCCGGATCGCCAAAACCATGGCAACCGCCCTGCTTGATGCCGCCCTGCCCGCCTGA
- a CDS encoding carboxymuconolactone decarboxylase family protein codes for MTRISLPASINAAPEASQPLLEGVNKMLGSVPNLFRLTANSPAALEGYLGLNGALAKGALDPQTRERIALAVAQLNGCDYCLSAHTYLGKNIAKLDDAEIAANRNGTSSDQKADAAVRFAVALVKNRGQVSEGDVSAAKLAGYSEAELVEIVAHVALNTLTNYLNEAFDTPIDFPVVNASAA; via the coding sequence ATGACCCGTATTTCCCTGCCTGCTTCGATCAATGCTGCACCAGAGGCTTCTCAGCCGCTTCTTGAAGGTGTGAACAAGATGCTCGGTTCGGTTCCGAACCTGTTTCGTCTGACGGCAAACAGCCCGGCCGCACTTGAGGGCTATCTTGGTCTGAATGGGGCGCTTGCCAAAGGGGCGCTTGATCCGCAGACCCGCGAACGCATTGCCCTTGCAGTCGCACAGCTTAACGGCTGTGACTATTGCCTGTCGGCGCATACTTATCTGGGCAAAAATATCGCCAAACTTGATGACGCCGAGATCGCGGCAAACCGCAATGGCACGTCGAGCGATCAGAAGGCGGATGCGGCTGTGCGCTTTGCCGTCGCTTTGGTCAAAAACCGTGGCCAGGTCAGCGAAGGTGATGTCAGTGCGGCCAAACTTGCCGGTTACAGCGAGGCCGAACTGGTCGAGATCGTGGCGCATGTCGCGCTCAATACTCTGACCAATTACCTCAACGAAGCCTTTGATACCCCGATTGATTTTCCGGTGGTGAATGCCTCTGCTGCCTAA
- a CDS encoding DUF1348 family protein, which produces MSRPPLPPFNVETAKQKVRMAEDGWNSRDPEKVSLAYTPDSRWRNRAEIFEGRENIVEFLTRKWAKELEYRLIKELWAFHENRIAVRFAYEYRDDSGNWFRAYGNENWEFDEDGLMRHRVASINDKPISAEERLFHWPLGRRPDDHPGLSDLGL; this is translated from the coding sequence ATGTCACGGCCACCTCTTCCGCCTTTTAACGTCGAAACCGCCAAACAGAAGGTCCGCATGGCCGAGGATGGCTGGAACAGTCGCGATCCCGAAAAGGTGTCGCTGGCTTATACGCCAGACAGCCGTTGGCGGAACCGCGCCGAGATTTTTGAGGGCCGGGAAAACATCGTTGAATTCCTGACCCGCAAATGGGCCAAGGAGCTGGAGTACCGTTTGATCAAGGAACTCTGGGCGTTTCATGAAAACCGCATCGCTGTGCGCTTTGCCTATGAATATCGCGATGACAGCGGCAACTGGTTTCGGGCCTATGGCAACGAGAACTGGGAATTTGATGAAGACGGCCTGATGCGCCATCGCGTGGCATCAATCAATGACAAGCCGATTTCGGCTGAAGAACGGCTGTTCCATTGGCCGCTTGGACGGCGTCCGGATGATCATCCGGGGCTGTCAGACCTGGGACTTTAG